A genome region from Variovorax paradoxus includes the following:
- a CDS encoding hydroxymethylglutaryl-CoA lyase encodes MNMVWNGNAQGVRMCEVGLRDGLQVEAAFVPTAEKIALCNELSRAGMSKIEVTAFVSPQAIPALRDAEVVLREIERVPGVVYTALVPNVRGAERAIDARADEMNLVMSASESHNLANLRMLREQSFRALSEVAALARQAGVAVNVSLSCSFGCPIEGDVADAEVLGWCARFVDELGAAGVTLCDTTGMAWPGQVHALTRAFLQRWPGTGLTLHFHNTRGMGLANVLAGIDAGARRFDASIGGIGGCPYAPGATGNVCSEEIVHALDLMGYDTGVDLARVIDAARRLPALIGHDIPSQVVKAGRRLDLHAPPDDFAATHERALAREQARTR; translated from the coding sequence ATGAACATGGTCTGGAACGGCAACGCGCAAGGCGTGCGGATGTGCGAGGTCGGCCTGCGCGACGGCCTGCAGGTGGAAGCGGCCTTCGTGCCGACCGCCGAGAAGATCGCGCTGTGCAACGAACTCTCGCGCGCGGGCATGTCGAAGATCGAGGTGACGGCCTTCGTGTCGCCGCAGGCGATTCCCGCGCTGCGCGACGCCGAGGTGGTGCTGCGCGAGATCGAGCGCGTGCCCGGCGTGGTCTACACCGCGCTGGTGCCCAACGTGCGCGGCGCCGAGCGCGCCATTGATGCGCGCGCGGACGAGATGAACCTCGTCATGTCGGCCAGCGAGAGCCACAACCTCGCCAACCTGCGCATGCTGCGCGAGCAGTCGTTCCGCGCGCTGTCGGAGGTGGCGGCTCTGGCGCGGCAGGCGGGCGTGGCGGTCAACGTGTCGCTGTCTTGCAGCTTCGGCTGCCCCATCGAGGGCGACGTGGCCGACGCCGAGGTGCTCGGCTGGTGCGCGCGCTTCGTGGACGAGCTCGGTGCCGCCGGCGTCACGCTGTGCGACACCACCGGCATGGCCTGGCCGGGGCAGGTGCATGCACTCACGCGCGCCTTCCTGCAGCGCTGGCCCGGCACGGGGCTCACGCTGCACTTCCACAACACGCGCGGCATGGGGCTGGCGAACGTGCTCGCGGGCATCGACGCCGGCGCGCGCCGCTTCGACGCATCGATCGGCGGCATCGGCGGCTGCCCCTACGCGCCGGGCGCCACCGGCAACGTGTGCAGCGAGGAGATCGTGCACGCGCTCGATCTCATGGGCTACGACACCGGCGTGGACCTGGCACGCGTGATCGATGCCGCGCGCCGGCTGCCGGCGCTCATCGGGCACGACATCCCGAGCCAGGTCGTGAAGGCCGGGCGCCGGCTCGACCTGCATGCGCCGCCGGACGACTTCGCAGCCACGCACGAGCGTGCGCTCGCACGCGAGCAGGCCCGCACCCGCTGA
- a CDS encoding CaiB/BaiF CoA transferase family protein: MNLSRDPDVPDLSLSPGALQGLRVIEMGQLIAGPFAGKTLGEFGADVVKIEPPGAGDPLRNWRLLQDGTSVWWQVQSRNKRSVALDLRSEEGQDIARRLIAEADVLIENFRPGTLEGWGMGYEALSERNPGLVMLRISGYGQTGPYRDLPGFGAIGEAMGGLRHLTGEPDRVPVRCGISIGDTLAALHGTIGVLTALYHRKVNGGRGQVIDVALNEAVFNVMESLVPEYSAFGAVREAAGSALPGIAPSNAYRCADGYVLVAGNGDSIFRRLMQTIGRDDLGADPALANNAGRVARVAELDQAIEAWTLPQPVATVLGTLGEARVPAGKVYTAKDIAEDPHYRARDMLLRQHTRDGHEIEVPGVVPKLMGTPGTVRSSAPGLGDDTDAVLGELGFTAAGIAALRERKVVA; the protein is encoded by the coding sequence ATGAATCTTTCCCGCGATCCCGACGTTCCCGACCTTTCCTTGAGCCCCGGCGCCCTGCAAGGCCTGCGCGTCATCGAGATGGGCCAGCTCATCGCCGGTCCCTTCGCCGGCAAGACGCTCGGCGAATTCGGCGCCGACGTGGTCAAGATCGAGCCGCCCGGCGCCGGCGATCCGCTGCGCAACTGGCGACTGCTGCAGGATGGCACCTCGGTGTGGTGGCAGGTGCAGTCGCGCAACAAGCGCTCGGTGGCGCTCGACCTGCGCAGCGAGGAGGGCCAGGACATCGCCCGCCGGCTCATCGCCGAGGCCGACGTGCTGATCGAGAACTTCCGCCCCGGCACGCTCGAGGGGTGGGGCATGGGCTACGAGGCGCTGAGCGAGCGCAACCCGGGCCTCGTGATGCTGCGCATCTCCGGCTACGGCCAGACCGGCCCGTACCGCGACCTTCCGGGCTTCGGCGCCATCGGCGAGGCCATGGGCGGGCTGCGCCATCTCACCGGCGAGCCGGACCGCGTGCCGGTGCGCTGCGGCATCTCCATCGGCGACACGCTGGCCGCGCTGCACGGCACCATCGGCGTGCTCACCGCGCTCTATCACCGCAAGGTCAACGGCGGCAGGGGCCAGGTCATCGACGTGGCGCTCAACGAGGCGGTGTTCAACGTGATGGAGAGCCTGGTGCCCGAATACAGCGCCTTCGGCGCGGTGCGCGAGGCCGCGGGCAGCGCGCTGCCGGGCATCGCGCCGTCGAACGCCTACCGCTGCGCCGACGGCTACGTGCTGGTGGCGGGCAACGGCGACAGCATCTTCCGCCGCCTGATGCAGACCATCGGGCGCGACGACCTCGGCGCCGACCCGGCGCTGGCGAACAACGCGGGCCGCGTGGCGCGCGTGGCCGAACTCGACCAGGCGATCGAGGCATGGACGCTGCCGCAGCCGGTGGCGACGGTGCTCGGGACGCTCGGCGAGGCGCGCGTGCCCGCGGGCAAGGTCTACACCGCGAAGGACATCGCCGAAGACCCGCACTACCGCGCGCGCGACATGCTGCTGCGGCAGCACACGCGCGACGGCCACGAGATCGAGGTGCCCGGCGTGGTGCCCAAGCTCATGGGCACGCCGGGCACGGTGCGCTCGTCGGCACCGGGGCTCGGCGACGACACCGACGCGGTGCTCGGCGAACTCGGATTCACGGCCGCAGGCATTGCCGCCTTGCGCGAAAGGAAGGTGGTGGCATGA
- a CDS encoding LysR substrate-binding domain-containing protein: MNLHRLDLVSLSLFNLVVRTGSISKGAELAHLAVGAASKRISDLEAAVGTELFERHSRGVTLTVAGNALHLHAQRILNDVDHLAADLSDYASGVLGVVRLWVNTSAVTQFLPRELAGFVAANPGIRIELEEQNSSEIVLAVLDGRADVGIFADRTPSLGLHIVNYRTDRLVLVVPRGHPLARRRSVRFEQATEYDFVSLSGGTSLAQRLQTATEALGRRLRLRIQVRSFDAMCQMVAAGMGVAVLPREAIQPHLRSMNLREIALEDAWAERRLLIGLRDANAVPRHVRTLIDHLCTDAAG, translated from the coding sequence GTGAACCTGCACCGCCTCGACCTCGTCTCGCTGTCGCTCTTCAACCTCGTGGTGCGCACCGGCAGCATCAGCAAGGGCGCCGAGCTCGCGCACCTCGCGGTGGGCGCGGCGAGCAAGCGCATCTCGGACCTCGAGGCGGCGGTGGGCACCGAGCTGTTCGAGCGCCATTCGCGCGGCGTGACGCTCACCGTGGCGGGCAACGCGCTGCACCTGCATGCGCAGCGCATCCTCAACGACGTGGACCATCTCGCGGCGGACCTCTCGGACTACGCCTCGGGCGTGCTCGGCGTGGTGCGGCTGTGGGTCAACACCTCGGCGGTCACGCAGTTCCTGCCGCGCGAGCTCGCCGGCTTCGTGGCGGCCAACCCCGGCATCCGCATCGAGCTCGAGGAACAGAACAGCAGCGAGATCGTGCTCGCGGTGCTCGACGGCCGCGCCGACGTCGGCATCTTCGCGGACCGCACGCCCTCGCTGGGCCTGCACATCGTCAACTACCGCACCGACCGGCTGGTGCTGGTGGTGCCGCGCGGCCATCCGCTGGCGCGGCGGCGCAGCGTGCGCTTCGAGCAGGCCACCGAGTACGACTTCGTGAGCCTGTCGGGCGGCACCTCGCTCGCGCAGCGGCTGCAGACCGCCACCGAGGCGCTCGGGCGGCGGCTGCGGCTGCGCATCCAGGTGCGCAGCTTCGACGCCATGTGCCAGATGGTGGCCGCCGGCATGGGCGTGGCGGTGCTGCCGCGCGAGGCGATACAGCCGCACCTGCGCTCGATGAACCTGCGCGAGATCGCGCTGGAAGATGCCTGGGCCGAGCGCCGCCTGCTGATCGGCCTGCGCGACGCCAACGCGGTGCCGCGCCACGTGCGCACGCTCATCGACCACCTCTGCACGGACGCTGCGGGTTAA
- a CDS encoding PEP/pyruvate-binding domain-containing protein → MLASAPAAAQLARKPSYYQQQNQPQPEGPAAQRVPRPSVPSSLPALRSQGDFDQLARTYDAGTPMQLAHVLFVIDRQARPPRTYFIDTPRYQLHVRFLRDTRLAPGTTKREIDRNYLVPDRRFLFGTLSWQQNIGSFTYEFWEGDRLTPALLRQADAQVKASFFAPVKFKTNSTLHDRVAQEAGIASVSQEALIREQPYLPMNLGTATGRVRIVEDESAINALLPDDIAVLRQVPIGLPPVAGVLTERPSTALSHVNLLAKGWGIPNAYVRDAAAVLKEHAGQWVALKVAASGYQLRRLTPEEIAALPPRAARAAHVAATGSVPGGARAIRPDLREDRLLPLAALRARHSAQCGVKAANLGAMQAARIPGTSVPDGFCIPFAHYDRFMRANGLASRIARMQQEPGFASDPKLRQKALAQLRDEIVQWPVDAATAASWRAAWQSRLGGGGVFVRSSSNSEDLPGFSGAGLYTTVPNVKTGDALEAAVKKVWASVFNPEAWEARSAAGFGAESVLMGVFVQTAIDATNAGVMITRDPFDAGHAHVTYISAKRGIGIRVVEGQRVAEQVMYSSWSKAIQVLSRSAEDTALQLDKDGGVKEVPVQAGRNVLTDELVVRLAGVGAAVKRTFNAVDQDIEWATVGDRIVLLQARPYVERRR, encoded by the coding sequence ATGCTGGCCTCGGCGCCCGCTGCCGCACAGCTGGCCCGCAAGCCTTCCTACTACCAGCAGCAGAACCAGCCGCAGCCCGAGGGCCCGGCTGCGCAGCGGGTGCCGCGCCCGTCGGTGCCGTCGTCGCTGCCGGCACTGCGCAGCCAGGGCGACTTCGACCAGCTCGCGCGCACCTACGACGCCGGCACGCCGATGCAGTTGGCGCACGTGCTGTTCGTCATCGACCGGCAGGCCAGGCCGCCGCGCACCTACTTCATCGACACGCCGCGCTACCAGCTGCACGTGCGCTTCCTGCGCGACACGCGGCTGGCGCCCGGCACCACCAAGCGCGAGATCGACCGCAACTACCTCGTGCCCGACCGCCGCTTCCTGTTCGGCACGCTGAGCTGGCAGCAGAACATCGGCAGCTTCACCTACGAGTTCTGGGAAGGCGACCGCCTCACGCCCGCGCTGCTGCGGCAGGCCGATGCGCAGGTGAAGGCGAGCTTCTTCGCGCCGGTGAAGTTCAAGACCAACTCCACGCTGCACGACCGCGTGGCGCAGGAAGCCGGCATCGCGTCGGTGAGCCAGGAGGCGCTGATCCGCGAGCAACCGTACCTGCCGATGAACCTCGGGACCGCGACCGGGCGCGTGCGCATCGTGGAGGACGAATCCGCCATCAACGCGCTGCTGCCCGACGACATCGCGGTGCTGCGGCAGGTGCCCATCGGCCTGCCGCCGGTGGCCGGCGTTCTGACCGAGCGGCCGTCGACCGCGCTGTCGCACGTCAACCTGCTGGCCAAGGGGTGGGGCATTCCCAATGCCTATGTGCGCGACGCCGCCGCGGTGCTGAAGGAACACGCAGGCCAGTGGGTGGCGCTGAAGGTGGCGGCCTCGGGCTACCAGCTGCGCCGCCTCACGCCCGAGGAAATCGCCGCGCTGCCGCCGCGCGCCGCGCGTGCCGCGCATGTGGCCGCCACCGGCTCGGTGCCCGGCGGCGCGCGCGCCATCAGGCCCGACCTGCGCGAGGACCGCCTGCTGCCGCTGGCCGCGCTGCGCGCACGCCACAGCGCGCAGTGCGGCGTGAAGGCCGCGAACCTCGGCGCCATGCAGGCCGCGCGCATACCGGGCACCTCGGTGCCCGACGGCTTCTGCATTCCGTTCGCCCACTACGACCGCTTCATGCGCGCGAACGGCCTGGCCTCGCGCATCGCGCGCATGCAGCAGGAGCCCGGCTTCGCGAGCGACCCCAAGCTGCGGCAGAAGGCGCTGGCGCAGCTGCGCGACGAGATCGTGCAGTGGCCGGTCGATGCCGCCACTGCGGCGTCGTGGCGCGCCGCCTGGCAGTCGCGGCTCGGCGGCGGTGGCGTGTTCGTGCGCAGCTCGTCGAACTCCGAGGACCTACCCGGCTTCAGCGGCGCGGGCCTGTACACCACCGTGCCCAACGTGAAGACGGGCGACGCGCTCGAGGCGGCGGTGAAGAAGGTCTGGGCCTCGGTGTTCAACCCCGAGGCCTGGGAGGCGCGCAGCGCCGCGGGCTTCGGCGCCGAGTCGGTGCTGATGGGCGTGTTCGTGCAGACCGCCATCGACGCGACCAATGCCGGCGTCATGATCACCCGCGACCCGTTCGATGCGGGCCACGCGCACGTGACCTACATCTCGGCCAAGCGCGGCATCGGCATCCGCGTGGTCGAAGGCCAGCGCGTGGCGGAGCAGGTGATGTACTCGAGCTGGTCGAAGGCCATCCAGGTGCTGAGCCGCTCGGCCGAGGACACCGCGCTGCAGCTCGACAAGGACGGTGGCGTGAAGGAAGTGCCGGTGCAGGCCGGGCGCAACGTGCTCACCGACGAACTGGTGGTGCGGCTGGCCGGCGTGGGCGCGGCGGTGAAGCGCACCTTCAACGCGGTCGACCAGGACATCGAGTGGGCCACCGTGGGCGACCGCATCGTGCTGCTGCAGGCGCGGCCCTACGTGGAGCGCCGCCGCTAG
- the gorA gene encoding glutathione-disulfide reductase — protein sequence MPTFDFDLFVIGGGSGGVRAARMAAQTGARVGLAEAADLGGTCVNVGCIPKKLYSYAAGYAESFEESAGYGWTLPKEPHFDWAHLKSQRAREITRLNGIYASLLKNSGVTLVTGWAQLADAHTVEVDGKRHTARHLLVATGGTPFVPDIAGREHIVTSDAMFDLDPFPKRLLVVGGGYIACEFASIFNGLGSKVTQLHRRAHLLTGFDDDVRQFVANEMGKAGVDVRLNCEVTSVERHAHGHGFTVTLARGQQLEADTVLFATGRVPNTQGLGLEAAGVKLDENGAIAVDAHYRTSVPSIHAVGDVSTRIQLTPVALAEAMVVVDELFGKGKRRLDYEFIPTAVFTHPNIGTCGYSEIDARAKFGKVTVFSSEFKSLRHTLSGSTERTFMKLVVDTASDRVVGLHMVGPDAGEVVQGFAVAMRAGATKAIFDSTVGIHPTAAEEFVTMREPMPG from the coding sequence ATGCCCACATTCGACTTCGATCTCTTCGTCATCGGCGGCGGCAGCGGCGGTGTCCGCGCGGCGCGCATGGCCGCGCAGACCGGCGCGCGCGTCGGCCTGGCCGAGGCCGCCGACCTCGGCGGCACCTGCGTCAACGTGGGGTGCATTCCGAAGAAGCTCTACAGCTACGCGGCCGGCTATGCCGAATCGTTCGAGGAATCCGCGGGCTACGGCTGGACGCTGCCCAAGGAGCCGCATTTCGACTGGGCGCATCTCAAGTCGCAGCGTGCCAGGGAAATCACCCGCCTCAACGGCATCTACGCGTCGCTGCTGAAGAACTCGGGCGTGACGCTCGTCACCGGCTGGGCGCAGCTGGCCGACGCCCACACCGTGGAAGTCGACGGCAAGCGCCACACCGCGCGCCACCTGCTCGTGGCCACCGGCGGCACGCCCTTCGTGCCGGACATCGCGGGCCGCGAGCACATCGTGACCTCCGACGCGATGTTCGACCTCGACCCCTTTCCCAAGCGCCTGCTGGTGGTGGGCGGCGGCTACATCGCCTGCGAATTCGCGTCGATCTTCAACGGCCTGGGCTCGAAGGTGACGCAGCTGCACCGCCGCGCGCACCTGCTCACCGGCTTCGACGACGACGTGCGCCAGTTCGTCGCCAACGAGATGGGCAAGGCCGGCGTGGACGTGCGGCTGAACTGCGAGGTCACGTCGGTCGAACGCCATGCGCATGGGCACGGTTTCACCGTCACACTCGCGCGCGGCCAGCAGCTGGAGGCCGACACGGTGCTCTTCGCCACCGGCCGCGTGCCCAACACGCAGGGCCTCGGCCTCGAAGCCGCGGGCGTGAAGCTCGACGAGAACGGCGCGATCGCGGTCGATGCGCACTACCGCACCTCGGTGCCTTCGATCCACGCGGTGGGCGATGTGTCCACGCGCATTCAGCTCACGCCGGTGGCGCTGGCGGAGGCCATGGTGGTGGTCGACGAACTCTTCGGCAAGGGCAAGCGCCGGCTCGACTACGAGTTCATTCCCACCGCCGTGTTCACGCACCCGAACATCGGCACCTGCGGCTACAGCGAGATCGACGCGCGCGCGAAGTTCGGCAAGGTGACGGTGTTCTCCAGCGAGTTCAAGTCGCTTCGCCACACGCTGTCGGGCAGCACCGAGCGAACCTTCATGAAGCTGGTGGTGGACACCGCCAGCGACCGCGTGGTCGGGCTGCACATGGTGGGCCCGGACGCCGGCGAGGTGGTGCAGGGCTTTGCGGTTGCGATGCGCGCAGGCGCGACGAAGGCGATCTTCGACAGCACGGTGGGCATTCACCCGACGGCGGCCGAGGAGTTCGTGACGATGCGCGAACCGATGCCGGGGTAG
- a CDS encoding ketopantoate reductase family protein, with translation MKVAVMGAGAVGCYYGAMLARAGHEVALVGRPSHVEAVKANGLRLETSAFDALVPMDASTDASAVRGADLVLFCVKSTDSEAAAAQIAPHLSPDALVLTLQNGVDNDARVRAVLPANEVAAAVVYVATEMAGPGHVRHHGRGELVIAPARRSDEVARHLEAAGVPTQISDNVRGALWAKLILNCAYNALSAITQLPYGVLVQGTGVADVLRDVVAECLAVAKAEGVQVAGDTQAALRAIAQTMPTQYSSTAQDLARGKLSEIDHLNGLVVRRGEALGVPTPANRVLFVLVKLLEQKQHTS, from the coding sequence ATGAAAGTTGCAGTCATGGGCGCCGGCGCAGTCGGCTGCTATTACGGCGCCATGCTGGCGCGCGCGGGCCACGAGGTCGCGCTGGTCGGCCGGCCCTCGCACGTCGAGGCAGTGAAGGCAAACGGGCTGCGGCTCGAAACCAGCGCCTTCGATGCGCTGGTGCCGATGGATGCGAGCACCGACGCGAGCGCGGTGCGGGGCGCGGACCTCGTGCTCTTCTGCGTGAAGTCCACCGACAGTGAAGCGGCTGCCGCGCAGATAGCGCCGCACCTGTCGCCCGACGCGCTGGTGCTCACGCTGCAGAACGGCGTGGACAACGACGCCCGCGTGCGCGCGGTGCTGCCCGCGAACGAGGTGGCCGCCGCCGTGGTCTACGTCGCCACCGAGATGGCCGGCCCCGGCCATGTGCGGCACCACGGGCGGGGCGAACTGGTCATCGCTCCCGCGCGCCGCAGCGACGAGGTGGCACGCCACCTGGAGGCCGCCGGCGTGCCCACGCAGATCTCGGACAACGTGCGCGGCGCGCTCTGGGCCAAGCTGATCCTGAACTGCGCCTACAACGCCCTCTCGGCCATCACCCAGCTGCCGTATGGCGTGCTGGTGCAGGGCACGGGCGTGGCCGACGTGCTGCGCGACGTCGTCGCCGAGTGCCTCGCCGTCGCGAAGGCCGAGGGCGTGCAGGTGGCCGGCGACACCCAGGCCGCCCTGCGCGCCATCGCGCAGACCATGCCCACGCAGTACTCATCGACCGCGCAGGATCTCGCGCGCGGCAAGCTCAGCGAGATCGACCACCTCAACGGACTCGTCGTGCGCAGGGGCGAGGCACTCGGCGTGCCCACCCCCGCCAACCGCGTGCTGTTCGTGCTGGTGAAGCTGCTCGAACAAAAACAGCACACCAGCTGA
- a CDS encoding LysR substrate-binding domain-containing protein, whose protein sequence is MKRDCPTIQELLAFDAVARHQSITLAAGALCITVSAVSKQIAGLEAFLGRELLQKNGRGVQLTPQGRVYWQKISGGLRAIETATFEARSGDAGAGLLTLASVPTFLTKWLIPRLPAFSQKSRHVMLSFSRHLEPSDGIPAGVDAAIRYGPDGWPGVVSEYIAGREFVLIVARSLVEGRHRIAQPADILGHTLLHHEGAPTAWRQWAAQHGVPEVQTVAGPRFAQYSALIQAALNGLGIGLVPKLLVQEELAEGALRSPCGTPVSVNQGHYLCYRPDRLDLPAFAAFREWLLDEGTASRGVETEA, encoded by the coding sequence ATGAAGCGTGACTGCCCCACCATCCAGGAGCTGCTGGCCTTCGACGCCGTGGCGCGTCACCAGAGCATCACGCTGGCGGCGGGCGCGCTGTGCATCACGGTGAGCGCGGTGAGCAAGCAGATCGCCGGGCTCGAGGCCTTCCTGGGTCGCGAGCTGCTGCAGAAGAACGGGCGCGGCGTGCAGCTCACGCCGCAGGGGCGCGTGTACTGGCAGAAGATCTCGGGCGGCCTGCGCGCCATCGAGACCGCGACCTTCGAAGCGCGTTCGGGCGATGCCGGCGCCGGCCTGCTCACGCTCGCGAGCGTGCCCACCTTCCTCACCAAGTGGCTCATTCCGCGGCTGCCGGCCTTCAGCCAGAAGAGCCGCCACGTCATGCTGAGCTTCAGCCGTCATCTCGAGCCCAGCGACGGCATCCCGGCGGGCGTCGATGCGGCGATCCGCTACGGCCCCGACGGCTGGCCTGGCGTGGTGTCCGAATACATCGCGGGCCGCGAGTTCGTGCTGATCGTGGCGCGCTCACTGGTCGAGGGGCGCCATCGCATCGCGCAGCCCGCCGACATCCTGGGCCACACGCTGCTGCACCATGAAGGCGCGCCCACCGCCTGGCGCCAGTGGGCCGCGCAGCATGGCGTGCCCGAGGTGCAGACCGTGGCCGGTCCGCGCTTCGCGCAGTACTCGGCGCTGATCCAGGCGGCCCTCAACGGCCTCGGCATCGGCCTGGTGCCCAAGCTGCTGGTGCAGGAAGAGCTGGCCGAAGGCGCGTTGCGCAGCCCGTGCGGCACGCCGGTGAGCGTGAACCAGGGCCACTACCTCTGCTACCGGCCCGACCGGCTCGACCTGCCCGCCTTCGCGGCGTTCCGCGAATGGCTGCTCGACGAAGGCACGGCCTCGCGCGGCGTGGAGACCGAGGCGTAA
- a CDS encoding ABC transporter permease: protein MTLETLLVRGISLIYGLYLLLPIALLLVGSVGGNWTNTLLPTGITGQWYVDLWLDTSFRKAFVSSLVVAMSACAINTVLALPLAYALYHGARRGGSLAARIVSATPVAVPAITLAFGYMIVFNTDLAPWLGSMPLLIAAHAILTLPYLTNTLLTDLRHLDLGRLEQAAATLGASGWQQFTGIVLPSLRQSLVSGLVMVAAISVGEFGVSNLLTSFQNRTYPVVLLQAFYGATGFACAATVILLVLASASAILSSSLVKQRA, encoded by the coding sequence ATGACACTGGAGACTCTCTTGGTTCGCGGCATCTCGCTCATCTACGGCCTGTACCTGCTGCTGCCCATCGCCCTGCTGCTGGTCGGCAGCGTCGGCGGCAACTGGACCAACACGCTGCTGCCCACGGGCATCACCGGCCAGTGGTACGTCGACCTCTGGCTCGACACCTCCTTTCGCAAGGCCTTCGTCAGCAGTCTCGTGGTGGCGATGAGCGCCTGCGCGATCAACACGGTGCTGGCGCTGCCGCTGGCCTATGCGCTGTACCACGGCGCGCGGCGCGGCGGCAGCCTGGCGGCGCGCATCGTGAGCGCCACGCCGGTGGCGGTGCCGGCCATCACCCTGGCCTTCGGCTACATGATCGTGTTCAACACCGACCTCGCGCCCTGGCTGGGCTCGATGCCGCTCCTGATCGCGGCGCACGCGATCCTCACGCTGCCCTACCTCACGAACACGCTGCTGACCGACCTGCGCCACCTCGACCTGGGGCGGCTCGAGCAGGCCGCCGCCACGCTGGGCGCATCGGGCTGGCAGCAGTTCACCGGCATCGTGCTGCCGAGCCTGCGCCAGAGCCTGGTCAGCGGGCTGGTGATGGTGGCGGCCATATCGGTAGGTGAATTCGGCGTGTCGAACCTGCTCACGAGCTTCCAGAACCGCACCTACCCCGTGGTGCTGCTGCAGGCCTTCTACGGCGCGACGGGCTTCGCCTGCGCGGCCACGGTGATCCTGCTGGTGCTGGCGAGCGCGTCGGCGATTCTTTCCTCTTCCCTCGTGAAGCAACGCGCATAG
- a CDS encoding ABC transporter ATP-binding protein → MSLLLDNVSYNYPGSTHGLHEVSIDVRTGELVAVIGPSGSGKSTLLKLVAGLETGHAGRIALGGDDMSRTPVHQRHIGMVFQSYALFPHLSVLDNVAYGLKLRKVGTAERRRRAQELLDIVGLGDFAQRAVAQLSGGQQQRVALARALAIDPRALLLDEPLSALDASVRGHLRDQIRSIQQRFDATTLLVTHDQEEALVMADRVAMLKDGRLLQIATPREIYENPASRAVAEFVGLSTILPARVSGADRIDLGFAELAAPTGRRARGAEVHVLVRPEHIRPDPAPDAPNRLAGRAGAQRYLGALTRYDFEVPGAGKPFLAESALPAAGAIAIAPEHLRLLDH, encoded by the coding sequence ATGAGTCTCCTCCTCGACAACGTCAGCTACAACTACCCCGGCAGCACGCACGGCCTGCACGAGGTCTCGATCGACGTGCGCACCGGCGAGCTGGTCGCGGTGATCGGGCCGAGCGGCTCGGGCAAGTCGACGCTGCTGAAGCTGGTGGCGGGCCTGGAGACGGGCCACGCCGGGCGCATCGCACTCGGCGGCGACGACATGTCGCGCACGCCGGTGCACCAGCGCCACATCGGCATGGTGTTCCAGAGCTATGCGCTGTTCCCGCACCTGAGCGTGCTCGACAACGTGGCCTACGGGCTCAAGCTGCGCAAGGTCGGCACCGCCGAACGGCGCCGGCGCGCACAGGAACTGCTCGACATCGTCGGGCTGGGCGACTTCGCGCAGCGCGCCGTCGCGCAGCTGTCGGGCGGGCAGCAGCAGCGCGTGGCACTGGCGCGCGCACTGGCCATCGACCCGCGCGCGCTGCTGCTCGACGAGCCGCTGTCGGCGCTCGACGCGAGCGTGCGCGGCCACCTGCGCGACCAGATCCGCAGCATCCAGCAGCGCTTCGACGCCACCACGCTGCTGGTCACGCACGACCAGGAAGAAGCGCTGGTCATGGCCGACCGCGTGGCCATGCTCAAGGACGGCCGGCTGCTGCAGATCGCCACGCCGCGCGAGATCTACGAGAACCCCGCGAGCCGCGCGGTGGCCGAGTTCGTCGGGCTCTCGACGATCCTGCCGGCGCGGGTGAGCGGCGCGGACCGCATCGACCTGGGCTTTGCCGAACTCGCCGCGCCCACCGGGCGGCGAGCCCGCGGCGCCGAGGTGCATGTGCTGGTGCGCCCCGAACACATCCGCCCCGACCCCGCGCCCGATGCGCCGAACCGCCTCGCGGGCCGCGCCGGCGCGCAGCGCTACCTGGGCGCGCTCACGCGCTACGACTTCGAGGTGCCGGGTGCCGGCAAGCCCTTCCTCGCCGAATCGGCATTGCCGGCTGCAGGGGCGATTGCCATCGCGCCCGAACACCTGCGCCTGCTCGACCACTGA